In Mycobacterium stomatepiae, the following are encoded in one genomic region:
- a CDS encoding SDR family NAD(P)-dependent oxidoreductase: MVSAARFSVRDKSILITGATGALGSAATLALADAGARLTLTGGNTDRLAKLVDEVGLRDAAVVVRRPDTPDGAQAMVESAVARHGRLDGVLVASGMNHVQPITEMGVDDFDDVMKANARGAWLVCQAAGRVLLRQGEGGSVVLVSSVRGSLGHPAGYSACCPSKAATDLLAKSLAAEWGPQGIRVNALAPTVFRSELTEWMYADDERGRETREAMFARIPLRRFAEPEDFVGALIYLLSDASSFYTGQVMYLDGGYTAC; encoded by the coding sequence GGTTCAGCGTGCGGGACAAGTCGATACTCATCACCGGCGCAACCGGTGCTTTGGGCAGTGCGGCGACGCTGGCATTGGCCGATGCCGGGGCACGGCTCACGCTGACCGGAGGTAATACCGACCGCCTGGCCAAGCTCGTTGACGAGGTGGGTCTCCGTGACGCGGCCGTAGTGGTTCGGCGGCCCGACACGCCGGACGGCGCCCAGGCCATGGTCGAGTCGGCCGTCGCCCGGCACGGCCGACTCGACGGAGTCCTGGTCGCCTCGGGCATGAATCACGTTCAGCCGATCACCGAGATGGGCGTCGACGACTTCGACGACGTGATGAAGGCCAACGCGCGCGGCGCGTGGCTGGTGTGCCAGGCGGCCGGACGGGTGCTGCTGCGGCAGGGCGAGGGCGGCAGCGTCGTGCTGGTTTCGTCGGTGCGCGGCAGCCTCGGACACCCCGCGGGTTACAGCGCCTGCTGCCCGTCGAAAGCGGCGACCGACCTGCTGGCCAAGTCGCTGGCCGCCGAGTGGGGTCCACAGGGAATTCGGGTAAATGCGCTGGCGCCAACGGTTTTCCGATCGGAACTGACCGAGTGGATGTACGCCGACGACGAGAGGGGACGGGAAACCCGCGAGGCGATGTTCGCCCGAATCCCGTTGCGCCGCTTCGCAGAACCGGAGGACTTCGTCGGCGCCCTGATCTATCTCCTCAGCGACGCGTCGAGCTTCTACACCGGTCAGGTGATGTATCTGGACGGCGGCTACACCGCGTGCTGA
- a CDS encoding cyclase family protein, whose protein sequence is MTFTWPLGQAESTLEFYDLSHPWGHGVPAWPYFEDVKIERLHNMARSRVLTQKITTVMHSGTHIDAPGHVIEGTPLLDEIPLSAFFGTGVVVSIPKKKWEVVTAEDLEKATPEIRPGDIVIVNTGWHHTYADSAQSYAYSPGFYKEAGEWFASKGVKAVGTDIQALDHPMATAIAPHGPAEHTGGLLPWAVKEYEEHAGRKVLDDFPEWEPCHRAILSKGIYGFENVGGDLDKVTGKRVTFAAFPWRWVGGDGCIVRLVAIIDPTGTYRLETGA, encoded by the coding sequence GTGACGTTCACCTGGCCGCTCGGCCAAGCTGAGTCCACGCTGGAGTTTTACGACCTGTCCCATCCGTGGGGCCACGGCGTACCGGCCTGGCCGTACTTCGAGGACGTCAAGATCGAGCGGTTGCACAACATGGCGAGAAGCCGCGTGCTCACCCAAAAGATCACCACGGTAATGCATTCCGGCACGCACATCGATGCGCCGGGCCACGTCATCGAGGGCACGCCGCTGCTCGACGAGATCCCGCTCAGCGCGTTCTTCGGCACCGGGGTGGTCGTGTCGATCCCAAAGAAGAAGTGGGAGGTCGTCACCGCCGAGGATCTGGAGAAGGCCACGCCCGAGATTCGGCCCGGCGACATCGTGATCGTCAACACCGGGTGGCACCACACCTACGCCGACAGCGCCCAGTCCTACGCCTACTCGCCGGGCTTCTACAAGGAAGCCGGGGAGTGGTTTGCGTCCAAAGGCGTAAAAGCCGTCGGGACCGATATCCAGGCGCTCGACCATCCGATGGCCACGGCGATCGCCCCGCACGGACCCGCCGAGCACACGGGCGGTCTATTGCCGTGGGCGGTAAAGGAATACGAGGAGCACGCCGGCCGCAAGGTACTCGACGACTTCCCGGAGTGGGAGCCGTGCCACCGCGCGATTCTGTCCAAGGGCATCTACGGCTTCGAGAACGTCGGCGGTGACCTGGACAAGGTCACCGGCAAGCGCGTCACCTTCGCGGCGTTCCCATGGCGCTGGGTCGGCGGCGACGGTTGTATCGTGCGGCTGGTGGCGATCATCGACCCCACCGGCACGTACCGTCTCGAGACTGGAGCCTGA
- a CDS encoding Fic family protein → MHAAIDLADEISGDAILAMHAALMHDSEPKIAGKWRTEQVWIGGGNFGPRGADFIAPHQDRVPGAIDDLVRFAKRDDIALLPQIAYAHAQFETIHPFPDGNGRTGRALIQSMLRNKRLTRQITVPVSAGLLTDTGSYFTALTAYREGDAAPIVARLSEAAILAVVNGRQLVADLQATRAQWDSKIKARRDSAVYRVADLLIKRPVVNARLIQDQLNIPITNVYRYLAPLVAADIIVEFTDQARNRAWRAPEVLHALDAFAERAGRRALPA, encoded by the coding sequence ATGCACGCAGCCATCGACCTGGCGGACGAGATCAGCGGCGATGCCATTCTGGCCATGCATGCCGCGCTGATGCACGACAGTGAACCGAAGATCGCCGGCAAGTGGCGCACAGAGCAGGTGTGGATCGGCGGAGGCAATTTCGGCCCGCGAGGCGCTGATTTCATCGCACCGCATCAGGATCGGGTGCCTGGTGCCATTGATGACCTAGTCCGCTTCGCCAAACGCGACGACATAGCTCTCCTCCCCCAAATCGCCTATGCCCATGCCCAATTCGAAACGATTCACCCGTTCCCCGACGGCAACGGACGCACGGGACGGGCCCTGATTCAATCGATGTTGCGCAACAAGCGGTTAACTCGTCAAATCACGGTGCCTGTCTCAGCCGGCCTGCTCACGGATACGGGTTCCTACTTCACTGCCTTAACTGCCTATCGCGAAGGCGACGCCGCCCCGATAGTCGCCAGATTGTCGGAGGCCGCGATACTGGCCGTCGTCAACGGTCGACAGCTAGTCGCCGATCTGCAAGCGACACGAGCGCAGTGGGACTCGAAGATCAAGGCCCGTCGCGACTCGGCTGTCTACCGTGTCGCGGACTTGTTGATCAAACGCCCAGTGGTCAATGCTCGACTAATCCAGGATCAACTAAACATCCCAATTACCAACGTCTACCGATACCTGGCTCCCCTTGTCGCGGCCGACATCATCGTCGAGTTCACCGACCAGGCCCGCAACCGGGCTTGGCGCGCACCGGAAGTCCTACACGCGCTGGATGCTTTCGCCGAGCGCGCGGGCCGGCGAGCGCTACCCGCGTGA
- a CDS encoding IclR family transcriptional regulator has translation MSVDSEEARGSGIQVIARAAEMLRLLQAHPGGLNQAEIGERLGMARSTVSRILNALDDEGLVASRAARGRYRLGPEIARMATTVRRSVVVDLHPFIEELSRELEETVDLSILDGDRATFVDQVVSPHRLRAISAVGESFPLHCCANGKALLASLSAQEQAAAVPSRLARLTANTITTPAALRKELERVRVEGIAYDREEQSEGICAVGAVLRGVSGEKVAVSVPVPSQRFYRREAELAKALLSWVAKVEAWFAKAGD, from the coding sequence GTGAGCGTCGACTCAGAAGAGGCCCGCGGCAGCGGAATTCAGGTCATCGCCCGCGCAGCCGAGATGTTGCGGCTGCTGCAGGCGCATCCCGGCGGGTTGAACCAGGCCGAGATCGGCGAGCGGCTGGGGATGGCGCGCTCGACCGTGAGCCGGATCCTCAATGCGTTGGACGACGAAGGTTTGGTGGCCTCGCGTGCGGCGCGGGGTCGCTATCGGCTGGGCCCCGAGATCGCCCGCATGGCCACCACCGTGCGCCGCAGCGTCGTGGTCGATCTGCACCCGTTCATCGAGGAGCTGTCCCGCGAGCTGGAGGAGACCGTCGACCTTTCGATTCTGGACGGGGACCGCGCGACGTTCGTCGATCAGGTCGTGTCGCCGCACCGGCTGCGGGCGATCAGCGCGGTGGGGGAGTCGTTTCCGCTGCACTGCTGCGCCAACGGCAAGGCGCTGCTGGCCAGCCTGTCGGCCCAGGAGCAGGCCGCTGCTGTGCCGAGTCGACTAGCCCGGCTGACCGCGAACACCATCACGACGCCGGCGGCGTTGCGCAAGGAACTCGAGCGCGTCCGAGTCGAGGGCATCGCCTATGACCGCGAAGAGCAGAGCGAAGGTATCTGCGCGGTCGGCGCGGTGCTCAGGGGGGTGAGCGGCGAGAAGGTCGCCGTCAGCGTGCCGGTGCCGTCGCAGCGGTTCTACCGCCGCGAAGCCGAGCTTGCCAAGGCGCTGCTGTCCTGGGTCGCGAAGGTCGAGGCTTGGTTCGCAAAGGCCGGCGACTAG